The following proteins come from a genomic window of Tepidiforma thermophila:
- a CDS encoding SDR family NAD(P)-dependent oxidoreductase, whose translation MAGRLAGKTAIVTGAGRGIGREVALLFAQEGCKVLVNDLGTSVAGEGADTSPAAQTVADIRAAGGEAIAHFGDVADLDAAEDMVRTVLNEWGQLDILVNVAGILRDRMVFNMTEEEWDAVVRVHMKGTFATTKFASLHWRQARNGGRLINFTSGSGLFGAPGQPNYAAAKMGIWGFTLSCARALGRYGVTANSIAPGAATRMTDTVPAERSAAGPNRVTSDAAKGTERDPANIAPPLVYLASDAGGWISGRCFGIAGYRITLYSNIAPQVVLQGSKMWTVDELFERMEPTFKPFIQPIQ comes from the coding sequence ATGGCTGGAAGGCTGGCCGGGAAGACGGCGATTGTTACGGGTGCGGGGCGCGGCATCGGGCGCGAGGTGGCGCTGCTGTTTGCGCAGGAGGGCTGCAAGGTCCTCGTGAACGACCTCGGGACGTCGGTCGCGGGTGAAGGTGCGGATACATCGCCGGCGGCGCAGACCGTGGCGGACATCCGGGCCGCCGGGGGCGAGGCGATCGCGCACTTCGGGGATGTGGCGGACCTCGATGCTGCCGAGGACATGGTCCGGACCGTGCTGAACGAGTGGGGCCAGCTCGACATCCTTGTGAATGTCGCGGGCATCCTGCGGGACCGGATGGTGTTCAACATGACGGAGGAGGAGTGGGATGCGGTGGTGCGGGTGCACATGAAGGGCACGTTCGCGACGACGAAGTTCGCCTCGCTGCACTGGCGGCAGGCGCGGAACGGCGGGCGGCTGATCAACTTTACGTCGGGGTCGGGACTGTTCGGCGCGCCGGGCCAGCCGAACTACGCGGCGGCGAAGATGGGCATCTGGGGGTTCACGCTGAGCTGCGCGCGGGCGCTGGGGCGGTATGGCGTGACGGCGAACTCGATTGCGCCTGGCGCGGCGACGCGGATGACGGACACGGTCCCGGCGGAGCGCTCGGCAGCGGGGCCGAACCGGGTGACCTCGGATGCGGCGAAGGGGACGGAGCGCGACCCGGCGAACATCGCGCCGCCGCTGGTCTACCTCGCGAGCGACGCCGGGGGCTGGATTTCGGGCCGGTGTTTCGGGATTGCGGGGTACCGGATCACGCTCTACAGCAACATCGCGCCGCAGGTGGTGCTGCAGGGCTCGAAGATGTGGACGGTCGATGAGCTGTTCGAGCGGATGGAGCCGACGTTCAAGCCGTTCATCCAGCCGATCCAGTAG
- a CDS encoding MBL fold metallo-hydrolase produces MSTQLPGPHDEVPPPTIEEVSPGIYAYIQLDGSWFLNNAGCIVGSRSATVVDTTGTERRARAFHAAVREVTQLPVSALINTHSHGDHTHGNFMFAPASAIIASERCRQEILAAGHAVYALFPMVDFGECPLTPPTVTFEDRLTVYVDDLRVELLYMGPAHTTSDIVAWIPERKLLFTGDLVFNGGTPFALGGSVGGWLEALDRLEALGAETIVPGHGPVAGPEVLGQVRRYLEWLLAVGREGFARGVPPLELAQGLEFGEFAEWHDRERIVPNLHRVYSELRGEPRGTPLDYRQMFAEMLAFNGGRPLRCLS; encoded by the coding sequence GTGTCGACGCAGCTGCCGGGGCCGCACGACGAGGTGCCGCCGCCGACCATCGAAGAGGTCAGCCCGGGGATTTACGCCTACATCCAGCTCGATGGGAGCTGGTTCCTGAACAACGCCGGCTGCATTGTGGGGAGCCGGTCGGCGACGGTCGTTGACACGACCGGGACGGAGCGCCGCGCGCGGGCGTTCCACGCTGCGGTGCGGGAGGTGACCCAGCTCCCGGTCAGCGCGCTGATCAATACCCACAGCCACGGCGACCACACGCACGGGAACTTCATGTTCGCGCCGGCGAGCGCCATTATCGCGAGCGAACGGTGCCGGCAGGAGATCCTCGCGGCGGGGCATGCGGTCTACGCGCTGTTCCCGATGGTGGACTTCGGGGAGTGCCCGCTGACGCCGCCGACGGTGACGTTCGAGGACCGGCTGACAGTGTACGTGGACGACCTGCGGGTGGAGTTGCTGTACATGGGGCCGGCGCACACGACGAGCGACATCGTGGCGTGGATCCCGGAGCGGAAGCTTCTATTCACGGGCGACCTGGTGTTCAACGGCGGGACGCCGTTCGCGCTTGGCGGGTCAGTCGGTGGCTGGCTGGAGGCACTCGACCGGCTGGAGGCGCTGGGGGCCGAAACGATTGTCCCGGGACATGGCCCGGTGGCGGGGCCGGAGGTGCTCGGCCAGGTGCGGCGGTACCTGGAATGGCTGCTGGCCGTGGGCCGGGAGGGGTTCGCGCGGGGGGTGCCGCCGCTGGAGCTGGCGCAGGGGCTGGAGTTCGGCGAGTTCGCGGAGTGGCACGACCGGGAGCGGATTGTGCCGAACCTTCACCGGGTATACAGCGAGCTCCGAGGTGAGCCGCGGGGCACGCCGCTGGACTACCGGCAGATGTTCGCAGAGATGCTGGCCTTTAACGGCGGGCGGCCGCTGCGCTGCCTGTCCTAG
- a CDS encoding PAS domain S-box protein, which yields MTSSEDGASPTRPPGESLPGFAGGLPPGIFFADHPLPALVFERGTLRILEANRAACTLYGYSAEEFRRLTLADIRPPEDVPLLRQFVDGTLPGPPPAFWRHRTRDGRILQVRIAGQDITYDGRPARITFILEHTPVDEALAIARDAEQRFRSIFDYAGHAIVVFDMDLGRFVEANDDACRLFGISREQLLQSSPASLSPERQPSGERSDELGRALLERALAGEALEFEWVHLDASGRPILCEVRLVRMPPFDRRLIRGAILDIRQRRAAEAELLRREREFRTLAENSPDLIVRFDDDLRIIYANPAALASVGADLRSVAGLRPTDFLPGNAALERWERAVATVLETRQSLTLEGPSDFRGPGAYSQTYLIPEFAEDGSVATVLSITRDLTELHRAAAENARLASIVAFSRDAMVTTDLEGRITSWNRGAELALGYTAAEVLGRTTEFFFEPDALPIREWIRSRVLAGENIEDMERAWRRKDGTTVILSSSYFPLRNPAGDIIGIGSVARDVTERVRDRAALAESEARFRHLADSAPIMIWTAGPDRQVDYMSRACFDFTGRGEEILGQGWAELIHPGDLPGVLEDYARCFEQPGPSTLRYRLRHRSGEYRWVVEYSTPRLDDQGGFRGLIGTVIDIHETVLAQRAIERSEARFRELLDAVSAAVWVSDGASALFVNAEMERLTGYSRDELMASGFLASLIAAEDIPVMLRHFERRRAGLEQVSRFTIRITTRSGELRHLRVAASPFQFDGRDATILSALDTTDLVRAEEERRRLDLQMQQTQKLESLGVLAGGIAHDFNNLLVAILGNAGLALMELPPESPARQTVLAIETAAQRAAELTRQMLAYSGKGRFVIERLNLSRIVEEMAHLLEVSVSKRAVLKYRFAPDLPAIEGDATQIRQVIMNLITNASDAIGDRSGVISIATGLMYADAAYLRTAYMDDGLPEGDYVYLEVADTGIGMDPEIAARIFDPFFTTKFTGRGLGLAAVLGIVRGHRGAIKLYTEPGRGTTFKILFPAAGSGPAGAPVGVAEASPPSAAPAVILVVDDDETVRTVTRRMLEQAGHTVLVAADGHHALDVYRERPGIDLVLLDMTMPRMDGEETFRELRRVDPGVRVILTSGYNEQDATERFAGKGLAGFIQKPYRPQDLLEKVRAALQPKP from the coding sequence GTGACATCCAGCGAGGACGGTGCCTCCCCGACCCGGCCGCCCGGTGAAAGCCTGCCCGGCTTCGCCGGCGGACTGCCGCCCGGCATCTTCTTCGCCGACCACCCGCTCCCGGCACTCGTCTTCGAGCGCGGCACCCTCCGCATCCTCGAAGCCAACCGCGCCGCCTGCACCCTCTACGGGTATTCTGCCGAGGAATTCCGGCGGCTGACCCTCGCCGATATCCGCCCGCCCGAGGATGTCCCCCTCCTCCGACAGTTCGTCGATGGCACCCTCCCCGGCCCGCCGCCCGCCTTCTGGCGTCATCGCACGCGCGACGGGCGCATCCTCCAGGTCCGCATCGCCGGCCAGGACATCACGTACGACGGACGCCCGGCCCGCATCACCTTCATCCTCGAACACACGCCCGTCGACGAAGCCCTCGCCATCGCCCGCGATGCCGAGCAGCGCTTCCGCTCCATCTTCGATTACGCGGGCCACGCCATCGTCGTCTTCGACATGGACCTCGGCCGATTCGTCGAGGCCAATGACGACGCCTGCCGGCTGTTCGGCATCTCCCGCGAACAGCTCCTCCAGTCGTCTCCAGCCTCGCTCAGCCCCGAGCGCCAGCCCTCAGGCGAACGAAGTGACGAGCTCGGCCGTGCGCTCCTCGAGCGCGCACTCGCCGGAGAAGCACTTGAGTTCGAATGGGTCCACCTGGACGCCTCCGGCCGCCCGATCCTCTGCGAAGTGCGCCTCGTCCGGATGCCGCCCTTCGACCGCCGCCTCATCCGCGGCGCCATCCTCGATATCCGCCAGCGCCGCGCGGCCGAGGCCGAGCTCCTCCGCCGCGAGCGCGAGTTCCGCACCCTCGCCGAAAATTCCCCCGACCTCATCGTCCGCTTCGACGATGACCTCCGCATCATCTACGCCAACCCCGCAGCCCTCGCCAGCGTCGGCGCCGACCTCCGCTCCGTCGCCGGCCTCCGTCCGACCGACTTCCTGCCCGGCAACGCTGCGCTCGAGCGCTGGGAACGGGCAGTCGCCACCGTCCTCGAGACCCGCCAATCCCTCACCCTCGAAGGCCCCTCCGATTTCCGCGGCCCCGGCGCCTACAGCCAGACCTACCTCATTCCCGAGTTCGCCGAGGACGGTTCCGTCGCGACCGTTCTCTCCATCACTCGCGACCTCACCGAACTCCACCGCGCCGCCGCCGAAAATGCCCGGCTCGCCTCGATCGTCGCCTTCTCCCGCGATGCCATGGTCACCACCGACCTCGAGGGCCGCATCACCTCCTGGAACCGCGGCGCCGAGCTGGCCCTCGGCTACACCGCTGCCGAAGTCCTCGGCCGAACGACCGAATTCTTCTTCGAGCCAGACGCGCTCCCCATTCGCGAATGGATCCGCTCCCGCGTCCTCGCCGGCGAAAACATCGAAGACATGGAACGCGCCTGGCGCCGGAAGGACGGAACCACGGTCATTCTCTCCAGCTCCTACTTCCCCCTCCGAAACCCGGCTGGCGACATCATCGGCATCGGCAGCGTTGCCCGCGACGTTACCGAACGCGTCCGCGACCGCGCTGCCCTTGCCGAAAGCGAAGCGCGGTTCCGCCACCTCGCCGACTCCGCCCCGATCATGATCTGGACCGCCGGCCCCGACCGCCAGGTCGACTACATGTCCCGCGCCTGCTTCGACTTCACAGGCCGGGGAGAAGAGATCCTGGGCCAGGGCTGGGCTGAACTCATCCACCCTGGTGACCTTCCCGGCGTCCTCGAGGACTACGCCCGCTGCTTCGAGCAGCCCGGCCCGTCGACGCTGCGCTACCGCCTCCGCCACCGCTCCGGTGAGTACCGCTGGGTCGTCGAATACTCCACGCCCCGCCTCGACGACCAGGGCGGCTTCCGGGGCCTGATCGGCACCGTCATCGATATCCACGAAACTGTCCTCGCGCAGCGGGCCATCGAGCGCAGCGAGGCCCGCTTCCGCGAACTTCTTGATGCCGTCTCTGCCGCCGTCTGGGTCTCCGACGGCGCGAGCGCCCTCTTCGTCAACGCCGAAATGGAGCGCCTCACCGGCTACTCCCGCGATGAACTCATGGCATCCGGTTTCCTCGCCTCGCTCATCGCTGCGGAGGACATCCCCGTCATGCTCCGCCACTTCGAGCGGCGGCGAGCCGGCCTCGAACAGGTCTCCCGCTTCACCATCCGCATTACCACCCGCTCCGGCGAACTCCGCCACCTCCGCGTTGCAGCCTCTCCCTTCCAGTTCGATGGCCGCGACGCGACCATCCTCTCCGCCCTCGACACCACCGACCTCGTCCGCGCTGAAGAGGAGCGGCGCCGCCTCGACCTCCAGATGCAGCAGACCCAGAAGCTCGAGAGCCTCGGCGTCCTCGCCGGCGGCATCGCCCACGACTTCAACAACCTCCTCGTCGCCATCCTCGGCAACGCTGGCCTGGCGCTCATGGAGCTCCCGCCCGAGTCGCCCGCCCGCCAAACCGTCCTCGCGATCGAAACCGCCGCCCAGCGCGCCGCCGAGCTCACCCGCCAGATGCTCGCCTACTCCGGCAAGGGCAGGTTCGTCATCGAGCGCCTCAACCTCTCCCGCATCGTCGAGGAGATGGCCCACCTGCTCGAAGTCTCCGTCTCCAAGCGCGCTGTCCTGAAATACCGGTTCGCGCCCGACCTCCCTGCCATCGAAGGCGACGCCACCCAAATCCGCCAGGTCATCATGAACCTCATCACCAACGCTTCCGACGCCATCGGCGACCGCTCCGGCGTGATCTCCATCGCCACCGGCCTCATGTACGCCGACGCCGCCTACCTCCGGACGGCGTACATGGACGATGGCCTCCCTGAGGGCGATTACGTCTACCTCGAAGTCGCCGATACCGGCATCGGCATGGACCCGGAGATTGCCGCCCGCATCTTCGACCCGTTCTTCACGACCAAATTCACGGGCCGCGGGCTCGGCCTCGCCGCAGTCCTCGGCATCGTCCGCGGCCACCGCGGCGCCATCAAGCTCTACACCGAGCCCGGCCGCGGCACCACGTTCAAGATTCTCTTCCCCGCTGCCGGCTCCGGGCCCGCGGGCGCTCCGGTCGGCGTCGCCGAAGCGTCACCGCCCTCCGCCGCACCCGCAGTGATCCTCGTCGTGGACGACGACGAGACGGTCCGCACGGTGACCCGCCGCATGCTCGAGCAGGCTGGCCATACCGTGCTCGTCGCAGCCGATGGCCACCACGCCCTCGACGTGTACCGCGAGCGGCCCGGCATTGACCTCGTTCTCCTCGACATGACCATGCCCCGCATGGACGGCGAAGAGACCTTCCGCGAACTTCGCCGGGTCGACCCCGGGGTACGCGTCATCCTCACCTCCGGCTACAACGAGCAGGACGCCACAGAACGCTTCGCCGGCAAGGGCCTCGCGGGATTTATCCAGAAGCCCTACCGCCCGCAGGACCTGCTCGAAAAGGTGCGCGCCGCCCTCCAGCCGAAGCCCTAG
- a CDS encoding LUD domain-containing protein has product MTAFRDRACREIAAGHPSATLQPIMRKLVEDSRAMLARGPADARARATAARAAAVENLEALHRQLREQLALRGIGYHRAATAAEAVDIVRRLLDGARRVAKSKSMVAEEIGLTRALRADGIDVLETDIGEYIVDLEGRGPSHITAPAIHLNRGRIRDILRRAGASLDTDDPVVLSQHIRDVVARFFEDCDAAITGANMLIARSGRIAIVENEGNVALGVSHPRRHIIVTGLEKIVADEAAALAVLQVLAPSATAQPLTAFTHILGSPPPGQERHVVIVDNGRSRVLADPRYRDVLRCIRCGACMNACPVYRTVSGIAYGSPYMGPIGAVLSPLLWPGPDHADLPFASSLCGACTEACPVGIPLHRMLLDLRADAVARGLVAGRAERAAWKAWSAAFSLPVGARAVAALARVGLRGAGRLLRPPAPNRADPGILPEPAEPHDPALLQAAGPDRTERTVIAPGEVLPPTPAERFRLRAGALGVAFAEAPAPGSLVLRAAAAVAGTGSVLLTGSPIDRRALLAAPAVTLMVDPAAVVEHPAGLEPFLGTDDALVLTGPSRTADIEKVIVRGIHGSQDYAVVLQPPLA; this is encoded by the coding sequence ATGACCGCCTTCCGCGACCGCGCCTGCCGAGAAATCGCCGCCGGGCACCCCTCGGCCACCCTCCAGCCCATCATGCGCAAGCTCGTCGAGGATTCCCGCGCCATGCTCGCCCGCGGCCCCGCCGATGCGCGCGCCCGCGCCACGGCCGCCCGCGCCGCCGCCGTCGAGAACCTCGAAGCCCTGCACCGCCAGCTCCGTGAGCAGCTCGCGCTCCGCGGCATCGGCTACCACCGCGCCGCGACGGCTGCTGAAGCCGTCGACATCGTCCGGCGGCTGCTCGACGGCGCCCGGCGCGTGGCCAAGTCGAAATCGATGGTCGCCGAGGAGATCGGCCTCACCCGCGCCCTCCGCGCCGACGGCATCGACGTCCTTGAAACCGACATCGGCGAGTACATCGTCGACCTCGAAGGCCGCGGCCCCAGCCACATCACCGCCCCCGCCATCCACCTCAACCGGGGCCGTATCCGCGACATCCTCCGCCGTGCCGGCGCCAGCCTCGATACCGACGACCCCGTCGTCCTCTCGCAGCACATCCGCGATGTCGTCGCCCGCTTCTTCGAAGACTGCGATGCCGCCATCACCGGCGCGAACATGCTCATCGCGCGCTCCGGCCGCATCGCCATCGTCGAAAACGAAGGCAACGTCGCCCTCGGCGTCTCCCACCCGCGCCGGCACATCATCGTCACCGGCCTCGAAAAGATCGTCGCCGACGAGGCCGCCGCCCTCGCCGTCCTGCAGGTCCTCGCCCCGAGCGCCACGGCCCAGCCCCTCACCGCCTTCACCCACATCCTCGGCTCGCCGCCGCCGGGCCAGGAGCGGCACGTCGTCATCGTCGATAACGGCCGCTCCCGCGTCCTCGCCGACCCCCGCTACCGCGACGTCCTCCGCTGCATCCGCTGCGGCGCCTGCATGAACGCCTGCCCCGTCTACCGGACCGTCAGCGGCATCGCCTACGGCTCGCCCTACATGGGCCCGATCGGCGCCGTCCTCTCCCCGCTCCTCTGGCCCGGCCCGGACCATGCCGACCTCCCGTTCGCCAGCTCCCTCTGCGGTGCCTGCACCGAGGCCTGCCCCGTCGGCATCCCGCTCCATCGCATGCTCCTCGACCTCCGCGCCGACGCCGTTGCCCGCGGCCTCGTTGCCGGCCGGGCAGAGCGCGCAGCCTGGAAAGCCTGGTCGGCAGCCTTCTCGCTGCCCGTGGGTGCCCGGGCGGTTGCCGCCCTCGCCCGGGTCGGCCTCCGTGGCGCCGGGCGCCTCCTTCGCCCCCCGGCGCCGAATCGCGCGGACCCCGGCATCCTCCCGGAACCCGCCGAACCGCACGACCCTGCCCTCCTCCAGGCCGCGGGGCCCGACCGCACCGAACGCACCGTGATCGCACCCGGCGAGGTCCTGCCGCCAACCCCCGCCGAGCGCTTCCGCCTCCGCGCCGGGGCGCTTGGCGTGGCCTTCGCCGAAGCGCCCGCCCCCGGGTCGCTCGTCCTCCGGGCCGCTGCCGCCGTCGCCGGCACCGGGTCCGTCCTGCTCACCGGCAGCCCGATCGACCGCCGAGCGCTCCTCGCCGCCCCGGCCGTCACGCTCATGGTCGACCCCGCTGCCGTCGTCGAGCACCCCGCCGGCCTCGAACCCTTCCTCGGCACCGACGACGCGCTCGTCCTCACCGGCCCCAGCCGAACCGCGGACATCGAGAAGGTGATCGTCCGCGGCATCCACGGCTCCCAGGACTACGCGGTTGTGCTCCAGCCGCCGCTGGCGTGA
- a CDS encoding (Fe-S)-binding protein codes for MAAVALFDPCYLQALRPGDAACARRVLEALGDTVTLIDGRCCGQPAFNSGFRTEARAVGRQLLRAARAHAAIVTASGSCTAMVRHYLPALWEPPRSAAAAAIASRFVDFPTYVARHPGFERLGLRLPGVVALHESCHSRRELGASAAVAAVLARIEGLEVREPAFAEECCGFGGTFAVKEPEVSVEMMRAKLEALAATGARVVVSPDYSCLAHLQAGAAGLGIQLEGWTLPELLARALE; via the coding sequence ATGGCTGCCGTCGCGCTGTTCGACCCCTGCTACCTGCAGGCCCTGCGCCCCGGCGACGCCGCCTGCGCCCGCCGGGTCCTCGAAGCCCTCGGCGATACGGTCACCCTCATCGACGGCCGCTGCTGCGGCCAGCCCGCCTTCAACAGCGGCTTCCGCACCGAAGCCCGGGCCGTCGGCCGCCAGCTGCTCCGCGCCGCCCGCGCGCACGCCGCCATCGTCACCGCCTCCGGCTCCTGCACCGCAATGGTGCGTCACTACCTCCCCGCGCTCTGGGAGCCCCCGCGCTCCGCAGCCGCGGCTGCCATCGCCAGCCGCTTCGTCGACTTCCCCACCTACGTCGCCCGCCACCCGGGCTTCGAACGCCTTGGCCTCCGCCTCCCCGGGGTCGTCGCCCTCCACGAATCCTGCCACTCCCGCCGCGAGCTCGGGGCGTCCGCTGCCGTCGCCGCCGTGCTGGCCCGCATCGAAGGCCTCGAAGTCCGCGAACCCGCCTTCGCAGAGGAGTGCTGCGGCTTCGGCGGCACCTTCGCCGTCAAAGAGCCCGAAGTCTCCGTCGAAATGATGCGCGCAAAGCTTGAGGCCCTCGCCGCGACCGGCGCCCGCGTGGTCGTCTCCCCCGACTACTCCTGCCTCGCCCACCTCCAGGCCGGCGCCGCCGGGCTCGGCATCCAGCTCGAAGGCTGGACCCTCCCCGAACTCCTCGCAAGGGCCCTCGAATGA
- a CDS encoding CDGSH iron-sulfur domain-containing protein produces MAETTITVRDNGPYIVRGEFTVVDAEGKPFEKKDVVALCRCGHSATKPFCDGAHQREGFSSAPRAGQS; encoded by the coding sequence ATGGCAGAGACGACGATCACGGTCCGGGATAATGGCCCGTACATTGTCCGCGGCGAATTCACGGTGGTTGACGCGGAAGGGAAGCCGTTCGAGAAGAAGGACGTGGTGGCGCTTTGCCGGTGCGGGCATTCGGCGACGAAGCCGTTCTGCGACGGGGCGCACCAGCGCGAGGGCTTCAGCTCGGCGCCGCGGGCGGGTCAGTCGTAG
- a CDS encoding aldo/keto reductase: MSIPTRPFGAAGFELPVLGLGAMDTPHSPEAEATVRAALDAGIRFIDTARDYEGSEYLLGSVLRERPAADVFLASKTFRRTAASAQYDIDRSRQVLGRETVDLYQLHDVSTPEAWAQVMAPGGALEGLRDAVDRGAIRHIGISTHSLEVARLAIDSGAFAAIMLEYSAFYPESLPVLEHAADRGLAVIVMRPLGGSGRTSTIRGRIARGEAGPLTPANLLRYVLTCPAVSVVIPGARYPDRIRANIEAVEAFVPMSPAEMRELEQAAAALYD; this comes from the coding sequence ATGTCCATCCCCACCCGCCCCTTCGGCGCCGCCGGCTTCGAACTCCCGGTGCTCGGCCTCGGCGCCATGGATACACCTCACTCCCCCGAAGCCGAGGCGACCGTCCGCGCCGCCCTTGATGCCGGCATCCGCTTCATCGATACCGCCCGCGACTACGAAGGCTCCGAGTACCTCCTCGGCAGCGTCCTCCGCGAGCGGCCCGCCGCCGATGTCTTCCTTGCCAGCAAGACCTTCCGCCGGACCGCCGCCAGCGCCCAGTACGACATCGACCGCTCCCGGCAGGTCCTCGGCCGCGAGACGGTCGACCTCTACCAGCTCCACGATGTCTCAACCCCGGAGGCGTGGGCGCAGGTGATGGCCCCCGGCGGCGCGCTCGAAGGCCTGCGCGATGCCGTCGACCGGGGCGCCATCCGGCACATCGGCATCTCCACGCACAGCCTCGAAGTCGCCCGGCTTGCCATCGACTCCGGAGCCTTCGCCGCCATCATGCTCGAGTACTCCGCCTTCTACCCCGAGTCGCTCCCCGTGCTCGAACACGCCGCCGACCGCGGCCTCGCGGTCATCGTTATGCGGCCCCTCGGCGGCTCCGGGCGCACCAGCACCATCCGCGGGCGCATCGCACGCGGCGAAGCCGGGCCCCTCACCCCCGCCAACCTCCTCCGCTACGTGCTCACCTGCCCCGCGGTCTCGGTCGTCATCCCCGGCGCCCGGTACCCCGACCGCATCCGCGCCAACATCGAAGCTGTAGAAGCGTTCGTGCCGATGAGCCCCGCAGAAATGCGCGAACTCGAACAGGCCGCCGCAGCCCTCTACGACTGA
- a CDS encoding MaoC/PaaZ C-terminal domain-containing protein, which yields MPIDPSKALGAPIQGGSFRWDRDRVILYHLGIGAGDPPTDPNELAYTYERNLKVLPSFGVIPAFGSLGGVGQVPGLQFNPALLLHGEQDLEIRKPIPVEGEVETRGKVAGIYDKGKAALVVLETETTLKGEAEPLFVNRFSLFLRGEGGFGGESGPPAGNEAPNRAPDGTVESKTLPQQALLYRLSGDKNPLHADPEFAKMGGFDRPILHGLCSFGVVCKAVVDHALGGDTGKVARYQARFAGVVFPGETIVTSFWREGNTILVAAQTKERGTPVITNAAITVRG from the coding sequence GTGCCAATCGATCCTTCGAAGGCGCTTGGGGCGCCGATCCAGGGCGGTTCGTTCCGGTGGGACCGGGACCGGGTGATTCTCTACCACCTCGGGATTGGGGCGGGCGACCCGCCGACGGACCCGAACGAGCTGGCCTATACGTACGAGCGGAACCTGAAGGTGCTGCCGAGCTTCGGGGTGATCCCGGCGTTCGGCTCGCTGGGCGGGGTGGGCCAGGTGCCGGGGCTGCAGTTCAATCCTGCGCTGCTGCTGCACGGGGAGCAGGACCTGGAGATTCGGAAGCCGATCCCGGTCGAGGGGGAGGTTGAGACGCGGGGCAAGGTTGCCGGGATTTATGACAAGGGGAAAGCTGCGCTCGTCGTGCTGGAGACGGAGACCACGCTGAAGGGCGAGGCGGAGCCGCTGTTTGTGAACCGGTTCTCGCTCTTCCTGCGCGGCGAGGGCGGCTTTGGCGGCGAGAGCGGGCCCCCGGCAGGGAACGAGGCCCCGAACCGGGCTCCGGATGGGACGGTGGAATCGAAGACGTTGCCGCAGCAGGCGCTGCTCTACCGGCTTTCGGGTGACAAGAACCCGCTACACGCGGACCCGGAGTTCGCAAAGATGGGCGGCTTCGACCGGCCGATCCTGCACGGGCTGTGCTCGTTCGGTGTGGTGTGCAAGGCGGTGGTCGACCACGCGCTGGGCGGCGACACGGGGAAGGTGGCGCGCTACCAGGCGCGGTTTGCGGGCGTGGTGTTCCCGGGCGAGACGATCGTGACCTCGTTCTGGCGGGAGGGGAACACGATTCTCGTGGCAGCCCAGACGAAGGAGCGTGGGACGCCGGTCATCACGAACGCGGCGATTACCGTGCGGGGGTAA
- a CDS encoding TIGR00730 family Rossman fold protein: MPDDSLPLPAPPARAPEWGKAVNGAEERQFLEGPADRGSELIRTLRISAEFIRGFRKLHFVGPCVTIFGSARFTEDHPYYDLTRRVGQAVAREGFTVMTGGGPGLMEAANRGAKDVGGHSVGCNIQLPHEQKPNPYLDTFVEFRYFFVRKVMLAKYSYAFIAMPGGFGTLDELFEIATLIQTRKIRDYPCILMGVDYYEPLMDFLLNRLVAMGTIDPEDLDRLVLTDSPEEAAAIVREVGIRKFGLRYRQAVPRRRRFLFE; the protein is encoded by the coding sequence ATGCCTGACGATTCCCTGCCCCTGCCCGCCCCTCCGGCACGCGCCCCCGAGTGGGGCAAAGCCGTCAACGGCGCAGAAGAACGCCAGTTCCTCGAAGGCCCGGCCGACCGCGGCTCCGAGCTCATCCGCACCCTCCGCATCTCCGCCGAGTTCATCCGCGGCTTCCGCAAACTCCACTTCGTCGGCCCCTGCGTGACCATCTTCGGCTCCGCCCGCTTCACCGAAGACCACCCCTACTACGACCTCACCCGCCGCGTCGGCCAGGCCGTCGCCCGCGAAGGGTTCACCGTCATGACCGGCGGCGGGCCCGGCCTCATGGAAGCCGCCAATCGCGGCGCAAAAGATGTCGGCGGCCATTCCGTCGGCTGCAACATCCAGCTGCCCCACGAACAGAAGCCCAACCCCTACCTCGATACCTTCGTCGAGTTCCGCTACTTCTTCGTCCGCAAGGTGATGCTGGCCAAGTACTCCTACGCCTTCATCGCCATGCCCGGCGGATTCGGCACCCTCGATGAGCTCTTCGAAATCGCTACCCTCATCCAAACCCGCAAAATCCGCGACTACCCCTGCATCCTCATGGGCGTCGACTACTACGAACCCCTGATGGACTTCCTCCTCAACCGCCTCGTCGCCATGGGCACCATCGACCCCGAGGACCTTGACCGCCTCGTCCTCACCGACTCGCCCGAGGAGGCCGCCGCCATCGTCCGCGAGGTCGGAATCCGCAAGTTCGGCCTCCGCTACCGGCAGGCGGTCCCCCGGCGCCGCCGCTTCCTCTTCGAATAG